ATGGGCCTTACCGAAAAAGATTACTCAATTTTATAAAACAAATGGCTAAAGATTCTGCTGGTACTGGGAAACTGGTGCAATGTGTCCCAAGATATTTATGTATGAAAATCAGTTTTGGAATACCAAccactttttttgattgttCGAACTGCCAAGAAACACTCAAAGTAACCAACCTCGAATTATTTCACTCGAAGAATACGATGACGCAAGAATTATCCACAGTAAAGAAGCTTTTGAAAGCTTATTTTACGGAAGTCGGTAAACAAAGGAATACgccattttgaaaaatcattgaatACTATTGACTTGGAAGGCGTTTAGCTTGTCTAAGCCCTTGAAAATTATCACTTTCTGGAggcatttcttttcttgtttgtATCACATCTATATTGTGGGATTATCCATTGCCAGCCATTTTTAGATCTCAGCTTTTCTGGTCTCTTATCTTCCAAAAGCAGTACTTTTACATTGCTCTACCACACATATTGCTATCAATCGATTGCGTCGAGAGAGGATATTTGAAACGCAATGCTAGTTAATTGACCCTGGGTGTTGACatatctcttctttcttactTACCGTGAAGGGGAAGGATATAGTATGAAGGCGTCGATAGTTCCAATCGCGCAGATATTTAGTGCCCGTCCGAACTGGTCTCGACGCTTTTCGTTAATATAGTGTTACTAGGTGAATGCTGTCATAATtttaataaaatatttctccCGCTATTACAAGTGAACAAGTTTGCCGACGACATACAAGTCATGGCCGCCACGAGATACCACTCCCAACACAATTGAGAACCTTTCATGTGAAAAGGGAAGCTTCCAGTTTTCTGTGGcaactgaagaaattacgACGGGCCGCATCCATATATTCGTTGATCACATAAAGTACAGACTAGAGATCGCGGGtaatagaaaaaatcatcatgTAGACTGGAAATTCTACTCCATATACTAGTTTACCAACaattttgttgttgagTACGAAATCATATGTACCCCTACACGATACGATTCATAACACACATGCCAACTACTCAAGTTCTAATTTTGGGGGAGTAAAAGCTACTATTTCTCATGGAAACCGTTTAGCGTATACCAATCAAGGCTTAGACAATAGGCTTCTGAACGAGGGTCCAAGTAAACTCGGATCTTCTGTTTGAccgaaaaaggaagtatCGCAGGCACAGAAAAGGGTTTTCTAAGGTACCCCGGCTCCCCTAAAATTggcattcttcttttcggCACATACGAGAGAATATGGACAATACAAAACGTGCCTTCTTATACGAGAGCTGTCGAAATCGTTCAAGGACATGTACATTCCCATAGTGACAATGAATATGGGTGTGAGAGCTAAGATGGGAAGAGGTATGCTATGAAAGGTGAGCGTCCACTAATTCGTTTGTGTAGCAACAAActggtcaaagaaatcgtaTAAATAGAGCAGCGTTGATCATCtatctttgagaatatgcctttattcttctctttctagtTAAGCCTATATCAgcactaaagaaacaatcaaaaacaaacaaatacaatggtcaaattaacttcaatcgctgctggtgtTGCCGCTATCGCTGCCGGTGTTGCCGCCGCCCCAGCCACTACCACCCTAGCTCAATCCGACGAAAgagtcaacttggttgaGTTGGGTGTCTACgtttctgatatcagagctcacttggcccaatactacttgttccaagccgCCCACCCAACTGAAACCTACCCAGTTGAAGTCGCTCAAGCTGTCTTCAACTACGGTGACTTCACAACGATGTTGACCGGTATTGCCCCAGACCAAGTgaccagaatgatcactGGTGTCCCATGGTACTCTACCAGATTGAGACCAGCCATCTCCAGTGCTCTATCTAAGGACGGTATTTACACTGCTATTCCAAAATAGTGTAACACTTTTCGAAAAgatataaagaaattacgaTAAAAATAGATAGTGTATATGTAAATTGATAATATAAACCTATTCAACTAACTACTGCATATCATTTTAGAGAACGCAAGTCGCGAAATGGGTAATGATTCTGTGGGGAATCGACGAAATTGCAGAGAAGCTCCAACTTCCTCATCAGAGATGCTTTAGATTTTCTCGGGCATCGGGCCAGAATAATTGCCCATTACGGTGTTTAGAATTGAATTTTGCAGATCACTTGACTTGTGCTATTTGGCAGCTATCGCGGGCACAGATAACTGATACTTTACCGTAACTTCTCTCCAAGAATATGACCTCAAATACCCTCAATCCCATCATCAAAGTGCAGCGAACGTTTAGCCAACGATTGGGTTTCCTCTTGCATTCGAAAATGCTCAAAAAGGAAGTAATTAAATTTCACTAGGAGCCCCGAACAAGCTTTCAGTACCAAGCTGGATACTGTGCTCTCCTTAGTGAATGTAAAAAACTCAAGTAAGATCCAGCTCTGCATCATCTCGAGATCTGTTTTATCTTCAAGGGCAGGACTCAGTAGCATATAGATACAACTAATCAGCAAAGTGATAGAGCTGGATTCTGAGAATCCCAATCGATGAAAATCGGCCTCATGAAAACAAGATTTACAGCAGCCTCAAAGATACCACTATCAATCATCGACCCAATCCATGTAGTCGATATTTTCGAGGGAATTTACGAGCACAGAAACACATACTCTCAGTTTCACTTGCCAACAAACAGAAAACTCATCATAGCTTGGCGGGCTACTTTCCCCTAAAAATATTTGAGGGCATTGCTTTAACTCCCTTTGAGGTTGCAGTCCAAAGAGGGCCCCTTTGGTCCTGCACATACATCCGATAGTAGGGCAAGAGTCCCAATCAAATTCAGGAATGTCCTATATGTCATCATCTACTTCTGGTATACAGCCAATTGCAGCCTTTATGGTGaacaatgaagaatttaaatcaaatttatcatttgAAGTGAAAATCCATTTCATAATAGCCATTTTGCTCTCTACAACATATACTGATCTAATTCTAGAGCATCTAACAAGTGTGATTTTTCTGAATTCCTCCTTTTTCCCAAGGTCGAGCTCAAGCACTTGAGAAATGTTGCTGCTGGTTGTGTAGTaccttgatttttttacagtAACGGtgcaaaaaagaattttgaacAGAGTGTATCCGCCACACTTTCCTTTTACTTTGTAATCTGAACCTTCAGGAACGTCCCCATCCCTCAATATTTCGTATCggtaaaaaagaaagcccACACGGTTTTCCACAGCAATAAAAGTCTTCTTATTACGCAAGGCAAACAACGGTAAACCCTCTCCATTGCTCAGgaaagttttgaaaggcGCTTTTGCATTCATAAAAAGGTCTCTGGACCGCTTCGATCTAAAGATTAGatcatctttgaaaacgCGAGGCTTGAGTACTCCAGTTCTTGCAATGGTGTCAAACTTGAAGTCAGTCGGAAGGTCCTTCCTCTCATTGTTAGCGTAGATGTCCTCTTCTATGGTTTTTATAAGAGGTTCGTATGAATTGCGATACGAAGGCATGATATTGAACTTAATCCTTGAACTGGTTAACCGCCCATGTCTCGCGTTCTTTTGCTTGGCCTCTACTATTAGCCACTTAATCTTCTATTCAAAAGAGGAAGGACACATTTTTTCGAATACTTTCTTAGCAGACCACGTGCGTCCTGGGGTTATGAGAGATGCTATTCTTCTCTGGCAATTGTGATATCCGAATTCCCTTAAATGCCAACCATTAAAGTTAACCAATGATCttcatttgattcaaatATAGAGTTACactttccaagaaaatcagCACCTCGGGGCCTTTCCTTTGCCTTTTCTAGGAGGACTCATGGAATTAACGGGTCCTTCTTCGCAAGTTTAAAAAACCGGCGTCCCAACTTCGAAGCACAATGACCTGTTTCTGGTAAAATATCGTACgtcatgaaaaataaagtcGAGTTTAGTCTGGATGGGATATCTTAGGGAAGTAGAGTTGTGTCTTGCGGTATCTTGCCCAACTCAAACTAGGACAGCGGAATGAAATTCTCTACctaaataaataaaaccGGCATTTCGATATGAAGAGTGCATGTGTCGAGAACAAGAGTCTTCATTACCGGGTATGATAGACTGGAAGTGTAAAATGACATATTATATATGGGAGTATTCAAAGGTAAATTATTGAAAGATTGggattcatcattttttcgtGGTGAGCGGATATGGAAACGGGTTAGAAGGTGAGGTGTGTTAActacaaaattttatttgagTCATCTCTACCTTTGCAAACTATATCTaaaaagtggaaaatagttagaaaatataaaaagaattaTATCTTTTGAATAAGGATGCAATGCTATGCATGTTTTATATAGATACCATGGGAGGATATCTGGTATATTGACTACATGATGTCTCAAAGACTAGACCGCAACTCCTATCAAGATTAATCAATCAAGAACTTGCATTACATGACAGATGGCATGAATTGGACTTGTTCACCTTCTTAGTTCGGAACAATCCATTATCAACTTGTTTGTGATTTGATTGGGCCATGACACCTCCAGATATCTCTGCAAATGCATTTTTCTCGTTGATCAGTGTCGCTCTACGGGCTTTAACATTCACAATAGCCTTAAATCTATACTCTACTATGTACTTAAGGTGTGGCTTCGAATCTGAGGGGAACAGCATGATGCCACTAGTAGGCTAAACAGAAACCTGTACGCTGCCCCTCCCTCAattacataaaaatattcaaatacCAAACAACTGTTTCACTTCAAGAGATTACACTTTTTGGTTATTTAGATCGGTGCAgttattatcattactAGTTGTTGCAGTAACTGTTGGAGCAATGATCAACTATCCACAGTTACTAGTAgagctgattaatacattcaatcacgtaacaagaagattattatatacggtgttaagaagatgacgaaaactaccagaccagtgaaataagactcagaacagtcatcgaatttagtggaagctgaagcgcaaggattgataatgcaatatGATCAgtgaataacgacgtataaaatgaaggaagaaataagaataagattatgtaaaattgtcgatttcctttcgtggattcctaaatccatgaggagaatTTCTAGTACATCTAtctacataatattattaaccttaccaaaaatggaattctAACAATTATCACAAAATTTTACTGGCCAATAGTAAAATTATAAATAATGCAACTTTCATAGATAACTACTCTCTTTGCCATATAATCAAGAGTGTAATTAGTTTATTTCGATTCAACGAACTACGCAAATTCTAAACTAAGGGGAAATGTTCATATCTACGCCGAAGACTCATCGGTACAGGATGATTGTGCTTCCCGAATGTATGGCCATAGCTCAATATCCAATGGTACGTGCGAAAGtgtttttttggaagataaaTGGCTGCAGAGGCTGTAGTTAAAAAACCATTTACAGTCAATcccatcaaagaaaaaatcttcattcttccGAACATTCTGCTCGTACAAATATCTGTTCATTCTCTTTGCGATGTGATCCCACCCATTAGCACCGATTTCTGTCTCATTTACGAtagatgacaaaaattgcatTTTATGTTCGATTTTCATCGAGGTACCTcgcaaattttgaaaagtagCCATATTCATGAGAAAAATGCATCCGAGGAATGAGATGCGAAATAGAAGGCCGTAATGCCATGAAATGTAGATACTGTACAAACATTGAAGGAATAATGGTAAACATTGAAGAGTGAAAATCCTCTTGAGAACCCAAGTAAGCTTAAACCGATAGGTTTCCTTAGGAAGCTGAATGTCATCCAAGTTAACAGGGTTCCACGCCTTCTCAGTGTCAAATAACTTCCACTGTTTGTCCACTTCTGTAAAATAAACTTCCAAAGCTTCTTCGATGTAAGGAACTGAATCTTTAAATGACTTGAGCTTTGAATCGTCATCTTTCTTCACAGAAAATGGCTCTAAAATGTTCAATCTGAATGCTTCTTGGCAGTTCCAAGCatcataaaaaaagtacttggttttccagaatttgttttcataCATATATGAGTTAAGATTTGCTGCAATAGGTTCCCAGTTTTCGACGTCAGTACCTGGAGAGTTTgcaatgatttctttagAAAACTGGGTGAGATTTTTCGATAAGGTACGTTTACGACACAACATTTGAATAAgaggcaaaaaaatacacatAAAATCAGAAGATTAGTAGccaaaaatggataaaTCCAATTAGTCGACATTTTCCACCATGCTGTAACTGGTAGCCATGATAGCAACCAGATACGGAAGGCTAGGGACTTGAAAGTCTCATAACAGAACCAAGTAAAGCCATTTCTGAAAACGTCCTTAGGTAAAACAATCTTTTGGGATTCGAGATATCCAGAGGATAATAAACCTACATTCTTCTCATCTTCAACTTTGGTATCTTCCATGTTGATGTTGAGGTGGTTGTTTAGGAGATCTGTTACTTGGAGTCGCAACCTCCTAGTGGTTGCCTTATATAGTTCGAAGACTGTCTTTTTCTGccaagataaaaaaacacCGAAGGCGCGCATTATGCAACAGTTGAAGGCTTAGTTGAGATTATGCTTGATCAGTAAGTGGGAGCACGATAAAGGGGCGTTCGACATATCTAGTATCAAACAACGAAGAACTTCATTTGGCTCCTCTGTTATGTAAATTGCTCTACAAAAACTACCGCGTGATACAAAACCTATAAAGTCACTAGAAATCTTGTTGTATAGAGTCGAATATGCCTCTATCCAATACTGAGCGTTGCTTCCTTGTAACCAATGAAGTCTTTTGTCATGTAGCTGTCATATTCAGAATCGAATACTTTGTGCATTAAAAAAGGCCTGAGGGTTTACTTTGCGGAAATGGACAAACAGCAGAACTAATCAACACTGGGAAGGCTTGGAGTTCCTGTTAAACTGCAAAAGTTTAGCTTTCAAAGGAGAGTTGCCGTTTTAACTTGGTCTGGgttattcaaaatcgttACTTTCTGGGGGCATATTTGATGAGCTTCCatgcaaaaagaagttgCTCCCACATTCCTGGGACACCGAAGAAAGTACGGCAAGCAGCATTATGCCGAGCACCGAAGCTATGTGGAAGTCAAGTCGGAAGTCAGAAAGTACGACAAATAGCATTCATAAACTATTGGATCACACGGAATACGGACAAAAGATCCCgtaaaacagaaaaatccAGCGTGTAAACTGGGGATTTGAGTCCAAACATTGGCTTATCAGCAGTTTTGGTGCTAttgcaaaaaatggcaaacCCTATAGGTACGAATCACAACATATGCCATTTGGAGGAAGTGAAAGCTGCTTGCTACCTTTCCGTGGCAACCGTTTGGCGCATATGAATCTGGGCTTAGACGATGGGCCTCTGAACGAGGGTCCAAACTAAACTCGGATCTTCGTTTgccaaaaagtgaaagGTTACAGACCCGTAAAGGGTTTTCAACGCACCTCGACACCCCTAATAATCAACATTCTTCCCTTCTGTACATACGAGAAATAAACGCATGCCAAGCGTGCTCTCACATGCAAAAGCTATGCAAGCCAATTCGTTCAAGGACAGGCGCATCTCCATGATGACAATTAATATGGGTGTGAGAGGTAAGATGAGAAGGAGTACGCGATGAAAGGTGAGCGTCCACTAATTCGTTTGGGTAGTAACAATTTGGTTTAGAaatcatataaatagagcagCTTTGATCATCtatctttgagaatatgccttcattcttctctttctagtTAAGCCTATATCACcactaaagaaacaatccAAAACAACCAaatacaatggtcaaattaacttcaatcgctgctggtgtcgccgCTCTAGCTGCTGGTGCCtctgccaccaccaccctagctcaatccgacgaaagagtcaacttggttgaattgggtgTCTACGTTTCTGACATCAGAGCTCACTTGGCCCAatactacttgttccaagccgCCCACCCAACTGAAACCTACCCAGTTGAAGTCGCTCAAGCTGTCTTCAACTACGGTGACTTCACCACGATGTTGACCGGTATTGCTCCAGACCAAGTgaccagaatgatcactGGTGTCCCATGGTACTCCACCAGATTGAGACCAGCCATCTCCAGTGCTCTATCTGCAGACGGTATCTACACCATCGCCAACTAGATGCTTTTACGAATGAAATCCTGCGGACATTAGgaagtaatgaaaaaatataaaaatatggTTTGACGGTGTATATAGTtgaatatgtgtatattaatattataaacctGCTCAGTCAATTAcggtatttttgaaacggaGGTAGAATGAAATGCGGAATGAAATAAAGATTAGTGAGGATTACTTATGActggtgaatattttatgaaaagtgaaaaatagttaaaaaatataaaatggagAGATTAATTATAGGAAAATGAGAGTAATGATACTATATTGAAGCGCTATATGAGTatgttatattctatagcgtccgtgtgcgtatgtaATCATGTTATAGTATAATGCATGAAGTGGTGATATTGGAAGTACAGGAACCTTGAACTTGGGCTGATATGGTAATCATTTATGTTCCTGTGACGGGTGAATACCATGCAGAGGATATATAAGAGGAAAGGCGGTAATGGCAGAGGAATGTATTAGAGTATGGCGATAAGTAATGG
The Saccharomyces kudriavzevii IFO 1802 strain IFO1802 genome assembly, chromosome: 14 DNA segment above includes these coding regions:
- the SKDI14G3990 gene encoding SRP1/TIP1 family protein — translated: MVKLTSIAAGVAAIAAGVAAAPATTTLAQSDERVNLVELGVYVSDIRAHLAQYYLFQAAHPTETYPVEVAQAVFNYGDFTTMLTGIAPDQVTRMITGVPWYSTRLRPAISSALSKDGIYTAIPK
- the SKDI14G4000 gene encoding uncharacterized protein — translated: MPSYRNSYEPLIKTIEEDIYANNERKDLPTDFKFDTIARTGVLKPRVFKDDLIFRSKRSRDLFMNAKAPFKTFLSNGEGLPLFALRNKKTFIAVENRVGFLFYRYEILRDGDVPEGSDYKVKGKCGGYTLFKILFCTVTVKKSRYYTTSSNISQVLELDLGKKEEFRKITLVRCSRIRSVYVVESKMAIMKWIFTSNDKFDLNSSLFTIKAAIGCIPEVDDDI
- the SKDI14G4010 gene encoding DUP/COS family protein, yielding MCIFLPLIQMLCRKRTLSKNLTQFSKEIIANSPGTDVENWEPIAANLNSYMYENKFWKTKYFFYDAWNCQEAFRLNILEPFSVKKDDDSKLKSFKDSVPYIEEALEVYFTEVDKQWKLFDTEKAWNPVNLDDIQLPKETYRFKLTWVLKRIFTLQCLPLFLQCLYSIYISWHYGLLFRISFLGCIFLMNMATFQNLRGTSMKIEHKMQFLSSIVNETEIGANGWDHIAKRMNRYLYEQNVRKNEDFFFDGIDCKWFFNYSLCSHLSSKKTLSHVPLDIELWPYIREAQSSCTDESSA
- the SKDI14G4020 gene encoding SRP1/TIP1 family protein, whose amino-acid sequence is MVKLTSIAAGVAALAAGASATTTLAQSDERVNLVELGVYVSDIRAHLAQYYLFQAAHPTETYPVEVAQAVFNYGDFTTMLTGIAPDQVTRMITGVPWYSTRLRPAISSALSADGIYTIAN